A single Desulfatibacillum aliphaticivorans DSM 15576 DNA region contains:
- a CDS encoding glycosyltransferase — protein MDENRLPPKSIRHLLITAEHAGFQYRGGIGSYAQEMENLLGGDRLGVFFVGEKEYSPAKFPSEQFLGRKRWIVPSLIVGQDQCAFLPKEDLVYLCFKRILPLYPRLETVEIQDCDGWGVRIAQAKRAGLVPDSLTVKIRCHGTYVYLEQAHGKWWADQYHLRLMAREKQAIEQADCVSFPTDFLRDLYQQSGYSISPDRVEKLRYPLALPTAQEPVEFRRADSLIFVGARTSMKGFPVFVEALKKLLAGPAGGAVRQIYILGSTDPAMAWENAYIKALGKRLKVREAALPRRKLLKTQSILRGRAVCVLPYLGDNHPNAVLEAMACGCPMIAADRGGIPELIPANYHDQCLCPPDPDSLAESMTRLLTMKPKERQALAEGLRREYLTTQQTINQAHWRTESPAKTAPALKAKPRETVLLVLTESPEDELLQALEEQIRKPDQTLFIPKESFGKALQSLQEENKEGILAILDADYLPEPEFIQTHARYLEQNPGTGAVSAYCREQGGRVIRPLGDGLLLNMAEDCLGHGGAAFSLSHLREADLLSRDRIKAPEDLFPALLGAGGKIGVIPEVLSQRKARPNADRDFTRGLALGFLADNLPRFEALRLAGIMQDYAAMQQTPAIAIARELENYPFLLRLGRAALEKAARIYFRIKSHKDA, from the coding sequence TTGGATGAAAACCGTCTGCCGCCCAAATCCATCCGCCATCTGCTGATTACGGCCGAACACGCCGGGTTTCAGTATCGCGGCGGGATAGGGTCTTACGCCCAGGAAATGGAAAACCTGCTTGGCGGCGACCGTTTGGGGGTATTTTTTGTGGGAGAAAAGGAGTACTCCCCGGCCAAGTTTCCGTCCGAACAATTCTTAGGGCGAAAGCGCTGGATCGTCCCCTCCTTGATCGTGGGCCAGGATCAATGCGCTTTTTTGCCCAAAGAGGACCTTGTCTACCTTTGCTTCAAGCGCATTCTGCCCCTTTATCCCCGCTTGGAGACCGTGGAAATTCAGGATTGCGACGGCTGGGGCGTGCGCATCGCCCAGGCCAAGCGGGCCGGGCTGGTGCCTGATAGTTTGACGGTCAAGATTCGCTGCCATGGAACTTACGTCTACCTGGAGCAGGCCCACGGAAAATGGTGGGCGGATCAATACCATTTACGGCTTATGGCCCGGGAGAAGCAGGCCATAGAGCAGGCCGACTGCGTGAGCTTCCCCACGGATTTTCTCCGCGATTTGTACCAGCAATCCGGGTACAGCATCAGCCCGGACCGGGTGGAAAAGCTCCGCTATCCCCTGGCCTTGCCCACCGCGCAGGAACCGGTGGAATTCCGGCGGGCCGACTCTTTGATTTTTGTTGGAGCCCGCACGTCCATGAAAGGCTTTCCGGTATTCGTAGAGGCTTTGAAAAAACTGCTGGCCGGGCCGGCCGGCGGGGCTGTGCGACAAATTTACATCCTGGGTTCCACGGACCCGGCCATGGCGTGGGAAAACGCGTATATCAAGGCTTTGGGAAAGCGGCTGAAGGTCAGGGAAGCGGCCCTGCCCCGCCGCAAGCTCCTCAAAACCCAGAGCATACTTCGGGGCAGGGCGGTCTGTGTGCTGCCCTACCTGGGGGACAACCACCCCAACGCCGTGCTGGAAGCCATGGCCTGCGGATGCCCCATGATCGCCGCAGATCGCGGGGGAATTCCCGAACTCATCCCCGCGAACTATCACGATCAATGCCTCTGCCCGCCCGATCCCGATTCCCTGGCTGAAAGCATGACCCGGCTTCTGACCATGAAACCCAAGGAGCGCCAGGCCCTGGCCGAGGGCTTGCGCCGGGAATATCTGACCACGCAGCAGACCATCAATCAGGCGCACTGGCGCACGGAATCCCCTGCTAAAACTGCGCCTGCGCTGAAAGCCAAGCCTCGGGAAACCGTGCTGCTGGTCCTGACGGAATCCCCGGAAGACGAACTGCTGCAGGCCCTGGAAGAGCAAATCCGGAAGCCGGACCAAACTTTGTTCATCCCCAAAGAATCCTTTGGGAAAGCCCTGCAATCCCTGCAGGAAGAAAACAAGGAGGGGATTCTGGCCATCCTGGATGCCGACTATCTCCCCGAGCCGGAATTCATCCAAACCCACGCCCGCTATCTGGAGCAAAATCCCGGGACGGGCGCTGTCTCCGCCTATTGCCGGGAACAGGGAGGCCGGGTCATCCGTCCTTTGGGGGACGGGCTTTTGCTGAACATGGCCGAGGATTGCCTGGGGCATGGGGGCGCGGCGTTTTCCCTTTCCCATTTGCGTGAGGCCGATTTGTTGAGCCGGGATAGAATAAAGGCGCCGGAGGATCTTTTTCCCGCGCTTTTAGGCGCCGGAGGAAAAATCGGGGTGATCCCGGAAGTTCTTTCCCAAAGAAAGGCCCGACCGAATGCGGACAGGGACTTCACCCGAGGCTTGGCTCTCGGCTTCCTGGCGGATAACCTTCCCCGCTTCGAGGCCCTGCGTTTGGCCGGAATCATGCAGGATTATGCGGCCATGCAGCAAACCCCGGCCATCGCCATCGCCCGGGAGCTGGAAAACTATCCATTCCTGCTCCGCCTGGGCCGGGCCGCCCTGGAAAAGGCCGCCAGGATTTATTTTAGAATCAAATCGCATAAAGACGCGTGA
- a CDS encoding DUF2959 domain-containing protein gives MLQKDQPLKKYAILFTAALLLTVLAACQSTYYNAMEKVGIHKRDILVDRVEDARDAQTDAQEQFKSALEQFRSVVHVPTSDLSEAYDRLNAEFEDSKKAAERVSDRIDGIESVADALFEEWQSELALYKRADLRAQSQKQLSATKSHYNKMLASMHRAEKSMTPILETFQDNVLFLKHNLNAQAISSLRSEFSSLKGEIDVLIKNMNAAIESSNQFIQEFQAQ, from the coding sequence ATGCTGCAGAAGGATCAGCCTTTGAAAAAATACGCAATTCTTTTTACCGCGGCGCTGTTATTGACGGTTCTGGCCGCCTGCCAGTCCACCTATTATAACGCCATGGAAAAAGTCGGGATCCATAAGCGGGACATCCTGGTGGACAGGGTGGAGGACGCCCGGGACGCCCAGACCGACGCCCAGGAGCAATTCAAGTCCGCCCTGGAGCAATTCAGAAGCGTGGTCCACGTTCCCACAAGCGACCTGAGCGAGGCCTACGACCGCTTGAACGCGGAATTCGAGGACAGCAAAAAGGCCGCCGAACGGGTGTCCGACCGAATTGACGGCATTGAATCCGTGGCCGACGCCTTGTTTGAAGAATGGCAAAGTGAGCTGGCTCTTTATAAACGCGCCGACCTTCGCGCTCAAAGCCAAAAGCAGCTTTCGGCCACCAAATCCCATTACAACAAAATGCTGGCCAGCATGCACCGCGCTGAAAAAAGCATGACGCCCATCCTGGAAACCTTCCAGGACAACGTCCTGTTCCTCAAGCATAACCTGAACGCCCAGGCCATCAGCTCCCTGCGTTCGGAATTCTCCTCCTTGAAGGGAGAAATTGACGTGCTGATCAAAAACATGAACGCGGCTATCGAGTCCTCCAACCAGTTTATCCAGGAATTCCAGGCTCAATAG
- a CDS encoding AmpG family muropeptide MFS transporter, translating to MTDIEKKTLISQIGTPRMLVSMLMGFACGLPLLLTITVLQAWMKEEGVDLGVIGLMSFVGLPYTLKFLWAPFLDRFTLPLLGRRRGWLLVAQVCLMIAIAGLGMSQPAARPMVMAMAAILVAFFSASQDIVVDAYRREDLSDEELGLGSSLYVNGYRVGMLLASGGGLIMADHMPYSQVYLIMAACMLPCIAVTLLAKEPTISEPLPVNMLEAGINPLIEYFSRKNALWMLTFILFYKLGDSMAGAMTTPFYLDVGFTKTEIGSVVKLFGFWATISGTIIGGVIMLRTGINRSLWIFGVLQAASTACFAILTKTGPSIEVLAGVIAFENLSSGMGTAAYMAFMASITNKKFTATQYALLTSLMGIPRVLASMPTGYLAKWFGWEPFFITCTIIAVPGLLMLFKFAPWNSPKPPPLPTA from the coding sequence TTGACCGACATCGAAAAAAAAACACTCATCAGCCAGATCGGTACGCCCCGGATGCTGGTCAGCATGCTCATGGGTTTTGCCTGCGGCCTGCCTTTGCTGCTAACAATCACCGTACTCCAGGCCTGGATGAAAGAAGAAGGCGTGGATCTGGGCGTGATCGGGCTCATGAGCTTTGTGGGCCTGCCCTATACCTTGAAATTTTTATGGGCCCCGTTCCTGGATCGATTCACCTTGCCTTTATTGGGTAGAAGGCGCGGTTGGCTGCTGGTGGCCCAGGTGTGCCTGATGATCGCCATCGCCGGGTTGGGAATGAGTCAGCCTGCGGCGCGCCCTATGGTCATGGCCATGGCCGCCATTTTGGTGGCGTTCTTTTCCGCTTCCCAGGATATTGTGGTGGATGCATACCGGCGCGAGGATTTGAGCGACGAGGAACTGGGCCTGGGCTCTTCCCTGTATGTGAACGGATACCGGGTGGGCATGCTGTTGGCCTCGGGCGGAGGGCTTATCATGGCCGACCACATGCCCTACTCCCAAGTTTATCTAATTATGGCGGCCTGCATGCTGCCGTGCATCGCCGTGACCTTGCTGGCCAAAGAGCCAACGATTTCCGAGCCCTTGCCGGTCAACATGCTGGAAGCGGGGATAAATCCTCTGATTGAGTATTTCAGCAGGAAAAACGCCTTATGGATGCTGACATTCATCCTGTTTTACAAGCTGGGCGACTCCATGGCAGGCGCCATGACAACGCCTTTTTATCTGGACGTGGGCTTTACCAAGACGGAAATCGGCAGCGTGGTCAAGTTGTTCGGCTTTTGGGCCACCATAAGCGGAACCATCATAGGCGGCGTGATTATGTTGCGTACAGGCATCAACAGAAGCCTGTGGATTTTCGGGGTGCTCCAGGCCGCATCCACGGCATGCTTCGCCATCCTCACGAAAACCGGCCCCAGCATTGAGGTTCTGGCAGGGGTGATCGCGTTTGAAAACCTGAGCTCCGGCATGGGCACGGCCGCCTACATGGCTTTCATGGCCAGCATTACCAACAAAAAGTTCACGGCCACTCAATACGCCCTGCTGACCAGCCTCATGGGAATCCCCCGGGTGCTGGCGTCCATGCCCACCGGTTATCTTGCGAAATGGTTCGGTTGGGAGCCCTTTTTCATCACCTGCACGATTATCGCCGTCCCCGGCCTGTTGATGCTGTTCAAATTCGCGCCATGGAACAGCCCCAAGCCGCCCCCCTTGCCAACGGCTTAA
- a CDS encoding DUF6178 family protein, with translation MDIEKKQPLSLETSREQILEMPAQEALDAIISHPKAGALVKSFSAQDLYFLIHEIGLDDCLPILSLASTRQWQYLMDVDIWKNDRVDQKAMVTWMDHMLAADPERLVKWMATVETDLLEMWMYENVSVLFLEHDQDPSELPEGYFTLDGAIYVKIKDSELTEDKNLPDLEDMTREILKVMAEMDYTYFHKMMFELHGVIPSETEENLFRIRNVRLAERGFTPPHEAAAIYQKLDAEDLAHRPKKILESQDGPGYAQPFLSNHFAKGENRFSQSLDAVDDPDIARLIQSEFAALCNQVIAADKVKLHSREDLQQFVKKTSGYLNMGLEEIREKTGEAPSAAIRNHPLTEIFQAGFGLALSLKFKAQKWRRESWFQKNGLPLSFWDEDRLGVLGGLLLDKPLVFDNYQSGALYRDFSSRKDVEDCRKILDEIIALDDLFAHMDCLQSLPDSKKLNCENLLLTPWANDLLGNGSVCEPLSLDGLKAFFKELFDPAEHIVRDSMKHKFLEWLALQTGKSPEKIGRTWGQALTGLFESIEEQYGQVRPDSLDPRYIFSIMLA, from the coding sequence ATGGATATAGAAAAAAAACAGCCCCTGTCCCTTGAAACGTCCCGGGAGCAAATCCTTGAAATGCCGGCCCAGGAAGCCCTGGACGCCATTATTTCCCATCCCAAGGCCGGCGCCCTGGTTAAATCCTTTTCCGCCCAGGACCTGTATTTTTTAATCCATGAAATCGGCCTGGACGACTGTTTGCCAATCCTGTCCCTGGCTTCCACCCGCCAATGGCAATACCTCATGGACGTGGACATCTGGAAAAACGACCGGGTCGACCAGAAAGCCATGGTGACCTGGATGGACCATATGCTGGCCGCGGATCCGGAAAGGCTGGTCAAATGGATGGCCACGGTGGAAACCGATCTTTTGGAAATGTGGATGTACGAAAACGTTTCCGTGCTTTTCCTGGAGCACGACCAGGATCCCAGTGAATTGCCAGAGGGCTATTTTACCCTGGACGGCGCCATTTACGTCAAAATCAAGGATTCGGAGCTGACGGAAGATAAAAACCTGCCCGATCTGGAGGACATGACCCGGGAAATCCTGAAAGTCATGGCGGAAATGGACTACACCTATTTCCACAAGATGATGTTTGAACTCCACGGGGTGATTCCTTCCGAGACCGAGGAGAACCTTTTTCGCATCCGCAACGTGCGTCTGGCGGAACGGGGGTTCACCCCGCCTCACGAGGCGGCCGCCATCTACCAAAAGCTGGACGCCGAGGACCTTGCCCATCGGCCGAAAAAAATCCTGGAATCTCAGGACGGCCCCGGATACGCCCAGCCCTTTTTATCCAATCATTTCGCCAAGGGGGAAAACCGGTTTTCCCAATCCCTGGACGCCGTGGACGACCCGGATATCGCCCGGCTGATTCAATCGGAGTTTGCGGCACTGTGCAACCAGGTCATCGCCGCGGATAAGGTCAAGCTGCATTCCCGGGAGGACCTGCAGCAGTTCGTCAAAAAAACCAGCGGCTACCTGAACATGGGCCTGGAGGAAATCCGGGAAAAAACCGGCGAGGCGCCGAGTGCGGCCATCCGCAACCATCCTCTTACGGAAATCTTTCAGGCGGGATTCGGCCTGGCCTTGTCCCTCAAGTTCAAGGCCCAGAAATGGCGCAGGGAATCCTGGTTCCAAAAAAACGGCCTGCCTTTGTCCTTTTGGGACGAGGATCGCCTGGGCGTTTTGGGCGGCCTGCTGTTGGACAAGCCCCTGGTCTTCGACAACTATCAATCCGGCGCCCTGTACCGTGATTTTTCCAGCCGCAAGGACGTGGAGGATTGCCGAAAAATCCTGGATGAAATCATCGCCCTGGATGACCTTTTCGCTCACATGGACTGCCTGCAAAGCCTCCCCGACTCTAAAAAGCTGAACTGCGAAAACCTGCTGTTGACTCCATGGGCCAATGATCTTCTTGGAAACGGCTCCGTCTGCGAGCCCTTATCCCTGGACGGATTAAAGGCGTTTTTTAAAGAGCTTTTCGACCCGGCGGAACACATTGTCCGGGATTCCATGAAGCACAAATTCCTGGAATGGCTGGCTTTGCAAACCGGAAAATCGCCGGAGAAAATCGGCCGGACCTGGGGCCAGGCCCTGACCGGGTTGTTTGAATCCATAGAGGAGCAATACGGCCAGGTCCGGCCGGATTCCTTGGATCCAAGATATATTTTTTCCATCATGCTTGCTTGA
- a CDS encoding HXXEE domain-containing protein: MNLNVLWLIIIAQLIHVGIEENPRFVEWAKTFKPDFDRRQFLLGNAVIGAYMLIAVGLAVFLPGKWTLALGLSTASYIVFNFIYHAATTLAYKVYSPGVITGAFFNVPAAGFVYAHFYTSGALGPVTAGISLILGFLPMILILKNIGLSPAKEKEK; this comes from the coding sequence ATGAACCTAAACGTATTATGGCTGATCATCATAGCCCAGTTGATTCACGTAGGGATCGAGGAAAATCCTCGTTTTGTGGAATGGGCCAAAACCTTTAAGCCGGATTTTGACCGGCGGCAATTTCTCCTGGGAAACGCGGTGATCGGCGCGTACATGCTCATCGCCGTGGGGCTGGCCGTGTTCCTGCCCGGCAAATGGACATTGGCCCTGGGCTTGTCCACCGCCAGCTACATCGTGTTTAACTTCATATACCACGCCGCAACCACCCTGGCCTACAAGGTGTACTCTCCCGGCGTAATCACCGGCGCCTTCTTCAACGTTCCGGCGGCCGGATTTGTGTACGCGCACTTTTACACCTCCGGCGCCCTGGGGCCCGTTACTGCGGGGATTTCCCTGATTCTCGGCTTTCTGCCCATGATCCTCATCCTGAAAAACATCGGCCTCAGCCCGGCGAAGGAAAAGGAAAAATAA
- a CDS encoding glycosyltransferase, whose protein sequence is MDLMKISVILCTQAASRHLEALISSLAVQDFPAQEYEVLIVDNSPDGAAKDLAGEAVQAAPDRKIRYVHEPVPGKTRALNAGVKNAQGEIVAFLDDDVSLDSDWLAAMAQAFDNPGTGGAGGKITPQWPGKAPGWFTPAVAGFTPVHDFGDKPLAYHAVGACPVGANMAFRKLAVEQAGLFDVNLGHCREAKLGGEEWDLCRRVRRIGYKLMYEPQAGVKHHFTRDEAIKSYWRGRAFTQGRVAAYILFKDDAPLLNRAKAEPEGAALHRNQPGKNLFYFQLKAAFAAGFACGLVFGLPKK, encoded by the coding sequence ATGGATTTGATGAAAATCTCCGTCATCCTGTGCACCCAGGCCGCCTCCAGGCATTTGGAGGCGCTGATTAGCAGCCTGGCTGTCCAGGATTTTCCGGCCCAGGAATATGAAGTTCTTATTGTGGACAACAGCCCCGACGGCGCGGCCAAGGACCTTGCCGGCGAAGCTGTCCAAGCCGCTCCCGATCGAAAGATCCGGTATGTGCACGAGCCCGTCCCCGGCAAAACCCGCGCTTTGAACGCGGGGGTAAAAAACGCTCAAGGGGAGATCGTCGCCTTTTTGGACGACGACGTGTCCCTGGATTCGGATTGGCTGGCCGCTATGGCCCAAGCCTTTGACAATCCCGGGACGGGCGGCGCCGGCGGAAAAATTACACCCCAGTGGCCGGGCAAGGCGCCGGGATGGTTCACCCCGGCCGTTGCAGGCTTCACCCCGGTCCATGATTTCGGCGACAAGCCCCTGGCGTATCACGCGGTCGGAGCCTGCCCGGTGGGCGCCAACATGGCGTTTCGAAAGCTGGCCGTGGAGCAGGCCGGGCTGTTTGACGTCAACCTGGGCCATTGCAGAGAGGCCAAGCTGGGGGGCGAAGAATGGGACCTGTGCCGCCGCGTCCGGCGCATCGGGTACAAGCTCATGTATGAGCCCCAGGCCGGGGTTAAGCATCATTTCACCCGCGACGAGGCCATAAAATCCTATTGGCGGGGCAGGGCTTTCACCCAAGGCCGGGTTGCGGCGTACATTTTGTTCAAGGACGATGCGCCTTTGCTGAACCGGGCCAAGGCCGAACCCGAAGGCGCGGCTTTGCATAGAAACCAGCCCGGAAAGAACCTTTTTTATTTTCAACTTAAGGCCGCTTTTGCGGCGGGATTCGCCTGTGGACTCGTTTTCGGACTTCCCAAAAAATAA
- a CDS encoding DUF3226 domain-containing protein produces the protein MKKMLEIKTPKALLVEGQDAWSFFRAMIVHLKLEEEVRAYNFGGIKDFRKYLNTFKDLPGFWELETLAIIRDAEVNASDAFKSIQGALEQCQLPIPTAPATFLQAKPKIGVFILPDQVNPGMLETLCLRAVTDDPGYLCLDSFFDCFKDNGGEAPNNMEKAKVQAFLATRKKPGRLIGQSADQGHWPWDNEAFSEIIGFVQSM, from the coding sequence ATGAAAAAGATGCTTGAAATCAAAACGCCGAAAGCGCTTCTGGTGGAAGGACAGGACGCCTGGAGTTTTTTTCGAGCAATGATCGTGCATTTAAAACTTGAAGAAGAGGTCCGAGCATATAACTTTGGAGGAATTAAGGATTTTCGGAAATACTTAAATACGTTTAAAGATTTGCCTGGATTTTGGGAACTTGAAACCTTGGCGATTATTCGAGACGCGGAAGTGAACGCATCAGATGCCTTTAAAAGCATTCAAGGAGCCCTTGAACAATGCCAGTTGCCTATCCCAACAGCGCCGGCAACGTTTTTGCAAGCAAAACCGAAAATTGGCGTTTTTATTTTGCCGGATCAGGTGAATCCCGGCATGCTGGAAACCTTGTGCCTGAGAGCAGTGACGGATGATCCAGGATATTTATGTTTGGACAGCTTTTTCGATTGTTTTAAAGATAATGGAGGGGAGGCGCCGAATAATATGGAAAAGGCCAAGGTTCAGGCTTTTTTGGCGACAAGAAAGAAGCCGGGAAGGCTGATTGGCCAGTCGGCCGACCAGGGCCATTGGCCCTGGGACAATGAGGCGTTTTCCGAAATCATCGGTTTTGTGCAAAGTATGTAA
- a CDS encoding pyridoxal-phosphate dependent enzyme, with protein MPPIHIHTPLLEHRLLGEAIGRKILLKMECLQPPGSFKIRGVGYLCQKAVERGVTHLISSSAGNAGYATAYAGRKLGVKVTVVAPESSSPRARELIQSEKAELIIHGQAWDDAHVRAQECLLDEKCAYVPPFDHPDLWTGHSSLVDELAEQCGKPDAVVLSVGGGGLLCGVLEGMERHGWKDVPVIAAETRGADSFAQSVAQGSLVHLDAITSIAQSLGAKTASQAALDWTFRHEVRPAVVSDKDAVKACLAFAEDRKVLVEPACGASLAAAYDNLRELQDAKTVVVIVCGGIGVTLNRMWAWKKEFGL; from the coding sequence ATGCCCCCCATCCACATACACACCCCCTTGTTGGAACACCGCCTGTTGGGCGAGGCTATCGGCCGGAAAATCCTGTTAAAAATGGAATGCCTGCAGCCGCCGGGATCGTTCAAGATCCGCGGCGTGGGATATCTTTGCCAAAAAGCCGTGGAAAGGGGCGTGACCCATCTGATTTCCTCTTCCGCAGGCAACGCGGGATACGCCACGGCCTATGCGGGGCGCAAATTGGGCGTGAAAGTCACTGTCGTCGCGCCGGAAAGCTCCTCGCCGCGAGCCAGGGAACTGATTCAGTCGGAGAAAGCCGAACTCATCATCCACGGCCAAGCCTGGGACGACGCCCACGTTCGCGCCCAGGAATGCCTGCTGGACGAAAAGTGCGCCTACGTGCCTCCTTTCGACCACCCGGACCTATGGACCGGTCATTCCTCTTTGGTGGACGAACTGGCCGAGCAGTGCGGCAAGCCGGACGCCGTGGTTCTCTCCGTAGGCGGCGGAGGGCTTTTATGCGGCGTCCTGGAAGGCATGGAGCGCCATGGCTGGAAGGACGTTCCGGTGATAGCCGCCGAAACCCGGGGCGCGGACTCCTTCGCCCAATCCGTGGCGCAGGGCTCGCTGGTTCATCTGGACGCCATCACGTCCATCGCCCAAAGCCTGGGCGCCAAGACAGCCTCGCAGGCAGCCCTGGACTGGACCTTTCGCCATGAAGTGAGGCCGGCGGTGGTTTCGGATAAGGATGCGGTCAAGGCTTGCCTGGCCTTTGCCGAAGACCGGAAAGTTTTGGTGGAGCCCGCGTGCGGAGCGTCTTTGGCCGCGGCTTACGACAACCTGCGGGAGTTGCAAGATGCGAAAACAGTCGTGGTTATCGTGTGCGGCGGCATCGGCGTGACCCTGAATCGGATGTGGGCGTGGAAAAAGGAGTTCGGGCTGTAA
- a CDS encoding 2-amino-3,7-dideoxy-D-threo-hept-6-ulosonate synthase — MSNIGKEIRMERLMDRNTGRMVVVPMDHGVTVGPIFGLVDIAQAVNTIAEGGANAVIGHIGLPRWGHRKGGKDIGLILHLSASTMVSPRPNKKVLVNTVENALRMGADGVSVHVNLGDDDEPAMLQALGEVAVECNYWGMPLLAMMYPRGRNIENETDPEMVRLAARVGAELGADFVKVSYTGDPESFARVVEGCPAPILIAGGSKLSAEEMFVTIENAMKAGAKGLSVGRNVFQSKDPVAFLQYACSIVHDGMTAQEAAEKYREKVG, encoded by the coding sequence GTGTCCAACATAGGAAAAGAAATACGGATGGAAAGGCTTATGGACCGCAACACCGGCAGGATGGTTGTGGTTCCCATGGACCACGGCGTGACGGTCGGCCCCATATTCGGGCTGGTGGACATCGCCCAGGCCGTGAACACCATCGCCGAGGGCGGCGCCAATGCGGTCATCGGGCATATCGGCCTGCCGCGCTGGGGCCATCGCAAGGGCGGCAAGGACATCGGGCTGATCCTGCATTTGTCCGCGTCCACCATGGTTTCCCCCAGGCCTAACAAAAAAGTCTTGGTCAATACCGTGGAAAACGCCCTCCGTATGGGCGCTGACGGGGTTTCCGTGCACGTGAACCTCGGGGACGACGATGAGCCCGCCATGCTGCAGGCTTTGGGCGAGGTGGCCGTGGAATGCAACTACTGGGGCATGCCTTTGCTGGCCATGATGTATCCTCGGGGCCGGAACATCGAAAATGAAACCGATCCTGAAATGGTGCGGCTGGCCGCCCGGGTGGGCGCGGAGTTGGGCGCGGATTTCGTCAAGGTAAGCTACACAGGCGATCCGGAATCCTTTGCCAGGGTGGTGGAGGGGTGCCCGGCGCCGATCCTCATCGCCGGGGGCAGCAAACTCTCGGCCGAAGAAATGTTCGTGACCATTGAAAACGCCATGAAGGCCGGCGCCAAAGGGCTTTCCGTAGGCCGCAACGTGTTTCAGAGCAAGGATCCTGTGGCCTTTTTGCAGTACGCCTGCTCCATCGTGCATGATGGCATGACCGCCCAGGAGGCTGCGGAAAAATACCGGGAAAAAGTCGGCTGA
- a CDS encoding AAA family ATPase — translation MHQSFSIKNYRCFQDFTIQGLKRVNLIAGKNNSGKTSLLEALFLHSGYFNPELLTRVNVFRGIKRFKNRSPKDHWASLFHCGDTALEIQLTSNAGEKESAQLAIAMKKSPNGTISQVYDNGENGLEDPQLQATSMVKNWHLSMKYNDPASGLNEVNARLMEDGTILVKPGDNQDSKSSIMLPTKHRSFTEDAERFSELEKKGKTKELLDTLKILEPRLQRLAVLILAGDAIICGDIGLQEMLPLAYMGEGMTNMLTILLAIAEAKGGKIFVDEVENGLHHSVLPQVWTAIGAAAKKYDVQIFATTHSWECIEAAHQAFTQADEYDLAVHRLETRDGKIHAVSMDEESLEVIIEEGFEIR, via the coding sequence ATGCACCAGTCTTTTTCCATCAAGAATTACCGCTGCTTCCAAGACTTCACCATCCAAGGCCTCAAACGCGTCAACCTCATCGCCGGAAAAAACAACTCGGGAAAAACGTCCCTGTTGGAGGCGCTGTTTCTTCATTCTGGTTATTTCAACCCTGAATTGTTAACTCGGGTAAATGTTTTTCGTGGGATAAAAAGATTTAAGAATAGATCCCCAAAGGACCATTGGGCTTCATTATTTCATTGCGGTGATACTGCTCTGGAAATCCAGCTAACAAGCAATGCAGGAGAAAAAGAGTCTGCACAACTCGCTATAGCCATGAAAAAGTCGCCCAATGGAACAATCTCTCAAGTTTATGATAATGGCGAGAATGGTCTTGAGGATCCACAGCTACAAGCAACGTCAATGGTCAAAAATTGGCATTTATCGATGAAATACAATGATCCTGCTTCCGGGCTAAATGAGGTCAACGCAAGGCTCATGGAGGATGGAACAATTTTGGTAAAACCTGGGGATAACCAGGATTCAAAATCGTCAATAATGTTGCCTACAAAGCATCGTTCCTTTACAGAAGACGCAGAAAGATTCAGCGAACTGGAAAAAAAGGGTAAGACAAAGGAACTTTTGGATACACTAAAAATACTTGAGCCCAGGTTACAGCGGCTCGCTGTATTAATTTTGGCTGGAGATGCCATTATCTGTGGGGACATTGGGTTGCAAGAGATGCTGCCTCTCGCCTACATGGGAGAAGGGATGACCAACATGTTAACTATACTGTTGGCGATTGCTGAGGCTAAAGGAGGGAAGATTTTTGTCGACGAAGTAGAAAACGGCCTGCATCACTCCGTGCTTCCCCAGGTTTGGACCGCCATTGGCGCGGCGGCTAAAAAGTATGACGTGCAGATTTTTGCCACCACCCATAGTTGGGAATGCATCGAGGCCGCCCATCAGGCCTTTACCCAGGCTGATGAATACGACCTTGCCGTCCACCGATTGGAAACCAGAGATGGGAAAATTCACGCGGTATCAATGGATGAGGAGAGTCTTGAGGTAATAATCGAAGAGGGGTTTGAAATCCGATGA